Proteins encoded together in one Papaver somniferum cultivar HN1 unplaced genomic scaffold, ASM357369v1 unplaced-scaffold_21, whole genome shotgun sequence window:
- the LOC113339889 gene encoding espin-like isoform X1, which translates to MMEFTRANFASVGFLMFATVGFSLMLLMPSFAAAAFSCDPSREFYVGGNKTGSYFDGGVSCYNCPGEIQTLCNLKGRTVSKFECNWWDGDLVSHRTTVCVGCCGAPHPPPIPVITDKCQAGDADLSFTTPALRPWDCGKCQNGCKDECEKRKETVSREMCVFNNYNYDCKCCCRTPPPPSPPPPSPSPPPPSPPPPPPPPSPPPPSPPPPPPSDPRDMCSPDYTSLSTVVTDCSLCPVCDCGAGVTPAITACFPNVNYCNCCCPTTLGS; encoded by the exons ATGATGGAGTTCACTCGTGCAAATTTTGCATCCGTTGGGTTTTTGATGTTTGCCACAGTAGGATTCTCGTTGATGCTGC TGATGCCATCCTTCGCAGCAGCAGCTTTTTCCTGTGATCCTTCAAGGGAATTTTATGTGGGAGGTAATAAGACAGGCTCATATTTTGACGGTGGAGTGTCATGTTACAACTGCCCGGGTGAAATCCAAACCTTATGTAACTTAAAGGGCAGAACAGTATCGAAGTTTGAGTGCAACTGGTGGGACGGTGACCTTGTGTCACATAGGACAACGGTATGCGTAGGCTGCTGTGGAGCACCTCACCCGCCACCAATTCCAGTTATAACGGATAAATGCCAAGCCGGCGATGCAGATTTATCATTCACAACTCCTGCTCTAAGGCCCTGGGACTGCGGCAAATGCCAAAATGGTTGTAAAGATGAATGTGAGAAGAGAAAAGAAACGGTTTCTCGAGAAATGTGCGTGTTCAATAATTATAATTACGACTGCAAATGTTGCTGCAGGACACCTCCACCTCCATCGCCACCTCCTCCGTCCCCTTCACCTCCTcccccatctccaccaccaccaccaccaccaccatcaccccctcctccatctccaccaccacctccaccatcaGATCCACGAGATATGTGCAGTCCCGATTATACTTCTTTATCGACTGTAGTGACAGATTGCTCTCTTTGTCCAGTGTGTGATTGTGGTGCAGGTGTAACCCCAGCAATTACGGCGTGCTTTCCTAATGTTAATTACTGCAATTGTTGTTGCCCAACTACCCTTGGATCATAA
- the LOC113339889 gene encoding espin-like isoform X2 has translation MMEFTRANFASVGFLMFATVGFSLMLPFSCDPSREFYVGGNKTGSYFDGGVSCYNCPGEIQTLCNLKGRTVSKFECNWWDGDLVSHRTTVCVGCCGAPHPPPIPVITDKCQAGDADLSFTTPALRPWDCGKCQNGCKDECEKRKETVSREMCVFNNYNYDCKCCCRTPPPPSPPPPSPSPPPPSPPPPPPPPSPPPPSPPPPPPSDPRDMCSPDYTSLSTVVTDCSLCPVCDCGAGVTPAITACFPNVNYCNCCCPTTLGS, from the exons ATGATGGAGTTCACTCGTGCAAATTTTGCATCCGTTGGGTTTTTGATGTTTGCCACAGTAGGATTCTCGTTGATGCTGC CTTTTTCCTGTGATCCTTCAAGGGAATTTTATGTGGGAGGTAATAAGACAGGCTCATATTTTGACGGTGGAGTGTCATGTTACAACTGCCCGGGTGAAATCCAAACCTTATGTAACTTAAAGGGCAGAACAGTATCGAAGTTTGAGTGCAACTGGTGGGACGGTGACCTTGTGTCACATAGGACAACGGTATGCGTAGGCTGCTGTGGAGCACCTCACCCGCCACCAATTCCAGTTATAACGGATAAATGCCAAGCCGGCGATGCAGATTTATCATTCACAACTCCTGCTCTAAGGCCCTGGGACTGCGGCAAATGCCAAAATGGTTGTAAAGATGAATGTGAGAAGAGAAAAGAAACGGTTTCTCGAGAAATGTGCGTGTTCAATAATTATAATTACGACTGCAAATGTTGCTGCAGGACACCTCCACCTCCATCGCCACCTCCTCCGTCCCCTTCACCTCCTcccccatctccaccaccaccaccaccaccaccatcaccccctcctccatctccaccaccacctccaccatcaGATCCACGAGATATGTGCAGTCCCGATTATACTTCTTTATCGACTGTAGTGACAGATTGCTCTCTTTGTCCAGTGTGTGATTGTGGTGCAGGTGTAACCCCAGCAATTACGGCGTGCTTTCCTAATGTTAATTACTGCAATTGTTGTTGCCCAACTACCCTTGGATCATAA